The Planctomycetota bacterium DNA window CGACACGCCGTCGAACACGCTCGCAATGTCGCGCACCGCCGCCAGGTCCACGCTCCGCCCGAACTTCTCCAGCGCCGCCAGGTGGCTGAAACTCCCCTCCGGGCCCAGGTACATCACCTTCGCCGGCATCTCCAGCGCCAGGCTCCCGCTCATCAACTCCTTCCAGATCGCCCGCAGAGTCGCCTCCCGGAGCGGGCCCGCGCTGGCCGACGCCACACGCTCCAGAACCTCCCGCTCACGTTCCGGCGCGTACGCCGCGTTCTGACCCGCCTCACGCTTGAGGCACCCGATCTCGACCGCCAACCTCGCCCGCTCGTTCATCAGCCGGACGAGGTCCAGGTCGATCTCGTCTATCTTCTTTCGAATCGCTTCGAGGCTCATGCGGATCCCCGTTTTCCGGCCGTTCGGCGGTCCTTCCGCGAACGGGCTTGGCGCATACTTTCCCCCGGAAACGCCCCAATTTAGCCCCCTTCGCCCTCACCGTCAACCTAAAAAGGCATGCCCGCTCGCCACACCCGCCGTGGCGGGGTGGCGACCGCCGGCCTCCCGCGCGCCGTTCGCTTTTCAATCCGCAATCCGAAATCCGCAATCCTTCCTCCCCCTTCCCGCCGGATTTCTGGTGACTTGCCGGCCCGCCCCTGCTAGCATAATTCATTTGTACGGTGCGCCCGGCCGTTGCCCCCGGGCGCGGCAACCTGCCGGGGTGGCGGGATGAAACCAGGGCAATCGAACGGAGATGGGCCATGATGCGACGATATGGGGTGCTGATGGGTTGCATGGTTGCTGCCATCCTGTTCCTTGGTGTCGCGGGCTGCACAGGCGAGAATGAGGGCGCCGGGGGCAAAGCCAAGGGCAAGGAAGAGGCCAAGGTCGAACTTCCTCCCGCGGCCGCCGATGCTGTCAAGGCCGCCTTCCCCAAGGCCAAGATTGAGGAAGTCAAGGTCGAAGAGGAAGAGGGCGTGACCCTCTATGAGGTTGAACTCGAGCAGGACGACGCGGAGATGGAAGTCGAGGTCGCTCCCGACGGCACGCTCGTCGAAATTGAGACCGAGATCGCCCAGAAGGACGCGCCGGAGGCCGTCCTCCAGGCGGTCCAGGCCGCCGACCCCGACGCCAAAATTGAGGAAGTTAAGAAGATTGAGATCCGCGCTGAAATCAAAAAGGCCGAGGCCGACAAGCCCGCCCAACTCGTCAAACTCGACAAGGCCAAAATCGTCTATGAGGCCGAACTGAAGAAGGACGGCAAGGAAGGCGAAATCACCGTCGCCGCCGACGGCAAGGTCGTCGAGCCCCTCAAGTGGGAAGAAAAGGAAAAGGGCGAGAAAAAAGAGGAAAAGGGCGAGTGACTGTGTCGCTTGTCCCTGCTCGTCGTTGGACCCCTTCGGGGCGGC harbors:
- a CDS encoding PepSY-like domain-containing protein; this encodes MMRRYGVLMGCMVAAILFLGVAGCTGENEGAGGKAKGKEEAKVELPPAAADAVKAAFPKAKIEEVKVEEEEGVTLYEVELEQDDAEMEVEVAPDGTLVEIETEIAQKDAPEAVLQAVQAADPDAKIEEVKKIEIRAEIKKAEADKPAQLVKLDKAKIVYEAELKKDGKEGEITVAADGKVVEPLKWEEKEKGEKKEEKGE